In a single window of the Terriglobus roseus genome:
- a CDS encoding rhamnogalacturonan acetylesterase, with amino-acid sequence MGRLKFVLQTCLVLSLIGTSVASAQTYTCSQHKKSMDEIQLAPQDTYSGASAGFDLAPSPSLVKNACTAERDFFFSASMPEGSYTVSVTLGGPAAAITTVRAEARRLMLRKVSTAAGGERIESFTVNVRRPAITPGGQEVKRKPRELHSLNWDGKLTLEFAGDHPSVRKISIAPANKSLPTVYLAGDSTVVDQDNEPWAAWGQMLPSFFGPGVSIANNAESGETIRSFVGERRFDKIFSTIHAGDFLLMQFGHNDQKPGSGNVSTQDYAALLRKYIAMAREKGATPVLVTSMNRRTYDAVGHITDTLAPYPQVVRDVASSENVGLIDLNTLSKTLYEAVGEAKSRSMFVYADANTYPNQAEALHDDTHFNSYGAYELARCVVLGMQQAQLPLVKLLREPNIRFDPAHPDEPGAVALPVTPFFDLEKPYER; translated from the coding sequence ATGGGCCGCCTAAAATTCGTGCTGCAAACTTGCCTGGTCCTGAGCCTTATAGGGACATCTGTCGCTTCTGCACAGACTTATACCTGCAGTCAGCACAAGAAGTCGATGGATGAGATCCAGCTTGCGCCGCAAGACACCTACAGTGGCGCCTCAGCGGGTTTCGATCTTGCGCCTTCTCCATCGCTTGTGAAGAATGCGTGTACCGCCGAACGTGACTTTTTCTTTTCGGCGTCAATGCCGGAAGGAAGCTACACAGTCTCAGTAACTCTTGGAGGACCTGCTGCCGCCATCACCACGGTGCGTGCGGAGGCCCGGCGTCTTATGCTTCGAAAGGTCTCAACCGCCGCGGGGGGCGAACGTATTGAGAGCTTTACGGTCAACGTGCGACGCCCCGCCATCACGCCAGGCGGGCAAGAGGTTAAACGAAAACCACGTGAGTTGCACTCTCTCAACTGGGACGGCAAGCTGACGCTCGAGTTTGCGGGAGATCATCCCTCGGTGCGCAAGATCTCCATCGCTCCGGCAAACAAGTCGCTGCCCACGGTCTATCTCGCTGGCGACTCGACAGTGGTGGACCAGGACAATGAACCATGGGCTGCGTGGGGGCAGATGCTGCCCTCCTTCTTCGGCCCCGGCGTATCGATCGCTAATAATGCAGAGTCCGGGGAAACCATCCGCAGCTTCGTGGGCGAACGGCGCTTCGACAAGATCTTTTCGACCATTCACGCAGGTGATTTCTTACTGATGCAGTTCGGTCATAACGATCAGAAGCCGGGTTCCGGGAATGTCTCAACACAGGATTATGCAGCACTTCTGCGGAAGTACATTGCGATGGCACGTGAGAAGGGCGCAACACCCGTGCTGGTCACCAGCATGAATCGTCGCACCTACGATGCAGTGGGCCACATAACCGACACGCTGGCGCCGTATCCCCAGGTGGTGCGTGATGTGGCGAGTTCTGAAAACGTTGGGCTCATCGATCTCAACACCCTGAGCAAGACCCTCTACGAGGCTGTCGGCGAAGCAAAGTCCAGGAGCATGTTTGTCTATGCGGATGCGAACACTTATCCGAATCAGGCGGAAGCGCTTCACGACGACACACACTTCAACAGCTATGGAGCATACGAACTGGCACGTTGCGTTGTGCTCGGGATGCAGCAGGCCCAGCTGCCATTGGTGAAGTTGCTCCGCGAACCCAACATTCGCTTCGATCCCGCTCATCCCGACGAGCCTGGGGCTGTCGCCCTTCCCGTCACTCCATTTTTCGATCTCGAGAAGCCGTACGAGCGATAA
- a CDS encoding TonB-dependent receptor: MSSFPYKRHIATVAILGSTLAGAAHAQETTGSISGTITDPSGASIKGATVVLTNTDRGQDVRTLTTNSAGYFTATSLPLGVYTVKITAPGFSTANVTSLTLHVNDALTVNQQLKTGSAAEEVSVQANSVQLNLEDATSAGLISGEQARELVLNNRNYEQLIQLQPGVAYGGANDQLYVGSTVPSGASNQVAFAVNGGRSTSNNWTIDGADNVDRGSGLTLLVYPSVDAIAEFKTLRGTYTAQFGRGASGQINVVTKSGTNNWHGSAYEFFRNDALNANGYFNNLNGIKRSASPLRYNDFGATFGGPVRIPGLYNGRDKTFFFFSYEGRRVIQYSIGASLVPTADERKGDFTNAYYQRTNGSWTTGPVNVCTAYNASGTCTASGNRITNISPTAAAYLKDLYSLVPLPTSALDLANGVDPHTLYSSARNKFGDDQYIVRIDHSFGSRINLFYRYIHDTLPVESGTGSFTTVPIPGIANTTTSQPGTTHMGHGTFVMNPTTLFDAGYAYSSGAILTDPVGSLTTANSPDVRPTLPYANQLGVIPTLSFNGSLTALGSSGIYREHNINHNVFGSVTKTLGRTTLIAGATYNRYQKTENATGGNQGGFNFSGNPTITGNTAITQTSVNGSQAFANLLLGFANGGTSNGFSQSSLAITPDIRENVFEAYLQDNWKVTPRLTLNLGVRYSYYGQPIDANGRLSNFDPTAYNPAKAPTISSTGLICTAAPCANTDGLNSGTPNSSADIYQSTNYINGMVFGGNAVAGHASRFGSNVGPSDNTNFAPRFGFALDVFGNGKTALRGGYGWSFDESAVSYFETSVFNNPPAVSTFNAATANIDNPAGSTAAAAGLPTTPGRIVGSPVDGYKTPYVQQFSLDVQQQIAPSLMLDIGYVGTQGTHLLGMVDINEARPGAFVNRVNPLRSNPGSATVASACAYPGTATTGQPLSGTPAFMNSTCDRAINQIRPYLGYFAIDAVRSIFSSNYQSLQVKVTKTWGKSLLDANYTWSKNLTNAQNDYTTPPQNTYNINADYGLAAIDRRNILTVDSIVYLPWFQSQQGLVGHVLGGWELSGVFAMNSGLPLTASESTGSQVYYGYTNPVNGKAAGNYVNDSAGLGINGNTNAGFRPDQIANPNQGQGGRTIHNRNEWFFRGAFDTPLPSEMRPGNSKRGNIIGPGFNRLDVGIFRNFKIYESLFFQLRGEAFNVANHTNWQTVNTTATSTLFGQVTGTRDPRILQVAGKITF, encoded by the coding sequence ATGTCGTCGTTCCCGTACAAGCGGCACATCGCAACCGTCGCAATACTTGGCAGTACCCTGGCTGGCGCGGCCCATGCACAGGAGACGACCGGCTCTATCAGCGGCACCATTACCGATCCCTCCGGTGCCTCCATCAAGGGCGCGACCGTCGTCCTTACCAACACAGATCGCGGCCAGGACGTCCGAACGCTGACGACCAACAGCGCGGGCTACTTCACGGCAACTTCGCTGCCGCTGGGTGTGTACACCGTGAAGATCACGGCACCCGGCTTCAGTACCGCGAACGTCACCAGCCTCACGCTTCACGTGAATGACGCGCTGACGGTGAACCAGCAACTCAAGACCGGCAGCGCTGCGGAAGAGGTCAGCGTCCAGGCGAACTCCGTACAGTTGAACCTTGAGGATGCGACCTCGGCGGGGCTGATCAGCGGTGAGCAGGCGCGCGAACTTGTCCTGAACAATCGCAACTATGAGCAGCTCATCCAGCTGCAGCCCGGTGTCGCCTACGGCGGCGCAAACGACCAACTCTACGTCGGTTCAACCGTCCCTTCCGGCGCCTCCAACCAGGTGGCCTTTGCTGTCAACGGCGGCCGTTCCACCTCGAACAACTGGACCATTGACGGTGCCGACAACGTCGATCGTGGCTCGGGCTTGACCCTGCTAGTGTACCCCTCGGTCGACGCCATCGCGGAGTTCAAGACGCTGCGTGGCACATACACGGCTCAGTTCGGTCGCGGCGCGAGCGGTCAGATCAATGTCGTGACCAAGTCCGGCACGAACAACTGGCATGGTTCGGCCTACGAGTTCTTCCGCAATGACGCGCTGAATGCCAACGGCTACTTCAACAACCTGAACGGCATCAAGCGCTCGGCATCCCCTCTTCGTTACAACGATTTTGGTGCGACCTTCGGCGGTCCCGTCAGGATCCCCGGCCTCTACAACGGCCGTGACAAGACCTTCTTCTTCTTCTCGTACGAAGGCCGCCGCGTCATTCAGTATTCGATCGGAGCTTCGCTGGTCCCGACAGCGGACGAGCGCAAGGGCGACTTCACCAATGCCTACTACCAGAGGACGAACGGATCGTGGACGACGGGTCCGGTCAACGTCTGTACGGCATACAACGCAAGCGGTACATGTACGGCGTCGGGCAACAGGATCACGAACATCTCGCCCACCGCAGCGGCCTATCTCAAGGATCTGTACTCCCTGGTGCCCTTGCCGACGTCCGCCTTGGATCTCGCGAACGGCGTTGATCCGCACACGCTCTACTCGTCCGCACGTAACAAGTTTGGCGATGACCAGTACATCGTCCGCATCGACCATTCATTCGGATCGCGGATCAACCTCTTCTATCGCTATATCCACGACACCCTGCCCGTTGAATCGGGCACGGGGTCGTTTACGACCGTTCCCATCCCCGGCATTGCGAACACCACCACGTCACAGCCAGGCACGACGCACATGGGACATGGCACCTTCGTCATGAACCCCACCACGCTCTTCGATGCTGGTTACGCCTACTCGTCCGGCGCCATCCTCACTGACCCGGTCGGTTCGCTGACTACAGCGAACTCGCCCGACGTGCGACCGACCCTGCCTTACGCTAACCAGCTTGGTGTCATCCCGACCCTCAGCTTCAACGGATCCCTCACCGCGCTCGGCAGCTCCGGCATCTACCGCGAACACAACATCAACCACAACGTCTTTGGCAGTGTGACCAAGACGCTGGGCCGGACAACGCTCATCGCCGGCGCAACCTACAACCGCTACCAGAAGACAGAGAACGCCACCGGCGGCAACCAGGGCGGATTCAACTTCAGCGGGAATCCAACCATCACCGGGAACACTGCCATCACCCAGACCAGCGTCAACGGTTCGCAGGCCTTCGCGAACCTGCTGCTTGGCTTTGCAAACGGTGGCACTTCGAACGGCTTCTCGCAGTCCTCGCTTGCCATCACACCTGACATTCGCGAGAACGTCTTCGAGGCCTATCTGCAGGACAACTGGAAGGTAACGCCTCGCCTCACACTGAACCTCGGCGTCCGCTACAGCTACTACGGCCAACCCATCGACGCGAACGGTCGCCTCAGCAACTTCGACCCGACGGCTTACAACCCGGCCAAGGCGCCAACCATCAGCAGCACCGGCCTGATTTGCACCGCCGCACCCTGCGCGAACACCGACGGCCTCAACTCCGGCACACCGAACAGCAGTGCGGATATCTATCAGTCCACGAACTACATCAACGGCATGGTCTTCGGCGGCAACGCGGTCGCGGGCCACGCATCGCGCTTCGGCAGCAATGTAGGACCATCGGACAACACCAACTTCGCCCCCCGCTTCGGCTTTGCCCTGGATGTCTTCGGCAATGGCAAGACGGCATTGCGCGGAGGGTACGGATGGTCATTCGATGAATCGGCCGTCAGTTACTTCGAGACGTCCGTCTTCAACAATCCGCCCGCGGTCAGCACCTTCAACGCAGCGACAGCAAACATCGACAATCCTGCAGGCAGCACGGCAGCGGCTGCAGGTCTTCCCACCACGCCCGGCCGCATTGTCGGTTCCCCGGTCGATGGCTACAAGACACCGTACGTCCAGCAGTTCTCGCTCGACGTGCAGCAGCAGATCGCGCCCAGCCTGATGCTCGACATCGGCTACGTCGGCACGCAGGGGACGCACCTGCTTGGCATGGTCGACATCAACGAAGCGCGTCCCGGCGCCTTTGTGAATCGCGTCAACCCGCTCCGCAGCAACCCCGGCTCCGCGACTGTGGCAAGCGCATGCGCTTACCCCGGCACGGCAACAACTGGACAACCTTTGAGCGGCACGCCGGCCTTCATGAACTCCACCTGCGATCGCGCAATCAACCAGATCCGTCCGTACCTTGGCTATTTCGCCATCGACGCAGTTCGGTCCATCTTCAGCTCGAATTATCAGTCGCTGCAGGTCAAGGTCACCAAGACCTGGGGCAAGAGTCTGCTCGACGCGAACTATACCTGGTCGAAGAACCTGACCAACGCGCAGAACGACTACACCACGCCACCGCAGAATACCTACAACATCAACGCGGACTATGGCCTCGCAGCCATCGACCGGCGCAACATCCTGACGGTCGACAGCATTGTGTACCTGCCCTGGTTTCAATCACAGCAAGGTCTCGTTGGCCACGTACTCGGCGGGTGGGAGCTGAGCGGTGTTTTCGCCATGAACTCCGGCCTGCCGCTGACTGCCAGCGAGAGCACGGGTTCGCAGGTCTACTACGGCTACACCAACCCAGTAAACGGCAAGGCTGCCGGCAACTACGTGAACGATTCGGCGGGACTCGGGATCAACGGCAACACCAATGCCGGCTTCCGCCCGGACCAAATCGCCAACCCCAATCAGGGCCAGGGCGGTCGCACCATTCACAACCGTAATGAATGGTTCTTCCGCGGAGCCTTCGACACACCGTTGCCCAGCGAAATGCGCCCGGGCAACAGCAAGCGTGGCAACATCATTGGGCCCGGGTTCAATCGTCTTGACGTCGGAATCTTCCGAAACTTCAAGATTTACGAAAGCCTCTTCTTCCAGCTCCGCGGAGAAGCCTTCAACGTTGCGAACCACACCAACTGGCAGACCGTGAACACCACGGCGACGTCAACATTATTCGGACAAGTTACGGGAACCCGCGACCCACGCATTCTCCAGGTGGCAGGCAAGATCACTTTCTAA
- a CDS encoding methyltransferase, TIGR04325 family, translated as MLTAVFVGYRRPFPSLAAATAWVNRHDSLSHEHPEAVRRHMLFADKARASDYPALYHLQKIAPGLRTVIDIGGNAGNLFYCYAAYLDLSPSLRWTVIELPQVAAAGRQIALQRKETRLHFAEDPNPATSFDLAVFSGSLHYFEALPSWLFENPQHLPKYVLINRSPMVDDHAVAAVQRTPSYYAPAQLLCRPSLIRQLEGLNYQLLDDWPVEELNLRFPLHPVSSAEHYTGMFFRLRSVADDKIPT; from the coding sequence ATGCTTACGGCTGTGTTCGTGGGCTACCGCCGCCCATTCCCTTCCCTTGCCGCAGCGACTGCCTGGGTCAATCGTCATGACAGTCTGAGCCATGAACATCCCGAGGCTGTTCGCAGACACATGCTCTTTGCGGATAAGGCCCGAGCAAGCGACTATCCCGCTCTCTATCACCTGCAGAAGATTGCGCCGGGACTGCGCACGGTGATTGATATAGGTGGCAATGCCGGCAACCTCTTTTATTGTTACGCCGCTTATCTTGACCTGAGTCCTTCGCTGCGGTGGACAGTCATCGAGTTGCCGCAAGTTGCAGCCGCCGGCAGGCAGATCGCGCTGCAACGTAAGGAGACAAGACTGCATTTCGCTGAGGATCCAAACCCTGCCACAAGCTTCGATCTGGCGGTATTCTCCGGATCACTGCATTACTTTGAGGCGCTTCCTTCCTGGTTGTTTGAGAATCCTCAACATCTCCCGAAGTACGTTCTGATCAATCGGTCCCCCATGGTCGACGACCATGCTGTGGCTGCCGTGCAACGGACACCAAGCTACTACGCTCCCGCGCAGTTACTCTGCAGGCCATCTCTGATCCGGCAGCTTGAAGGACTCAACTATCAACTACTTGACGACTGGCCAGTGGAAGAGTTGAATCTTCGCTTTCCGCTTCACCCAGTGTCTTCCGCCGAGCATTACACGGGAATGTTCTTCCGCCTGCGCTCCGTCGCGGATGACAAGATCCCGACGTAG
- a CDS encoding 4'-phosphopantetheinyl transferase family protein: MQHVGLLSDKELTRMTSFQFRRDRTRYAISHGMTRHLLAHYLQGEPRHLKFTEGLLGKPGIDHPTTRLRFNLTHSGAQACLAISDGLELGLDFEELRWPVPDIAEVFLSTKELTAYHLLSHLQAPEALYRAWTQKEAIAKAEGFGLTRDLRAIEVSFDRNQQPQHVQRDNSGILSRSWYLMDIPVRKGFVASLATSQVPTSVDVLHVNSAMTLHKQIVH, translated from the coding sequence ATGCAGCATGTGGGCTTGCTGTCAGATAAGGAGCTGACCCGCATGACTTCGTTTCAATTTCGTAGGGATCGGACACGCTACGCAATCTCCCACGGAATGACAAGACATCTGCTCGCACACTATCTCCAGGGGGAGCCGCGGCACTTGAAGTTCACCGAAGGCCTATTGGGCAAGCCCGGCATCGATCATCCAACAACGCGACTGCGCTTCAACCTGACGCATAGCGGCGCGCAAGCATGTCTTGCCATTAGTGATGGTTTGGAACTCGGACTTGACTTCGAGGAGTTGCGGTGGCCCGTGCCGGATATTGCGGAGGTGTTCCTGAGTACAAAGGAACTTACCGCTTACCATCTGCTCTCACACTTGCAGGCGCCTGAGGCGCTTTATCGGGCGTGGACGCAGAAGGAGGCCATTGCAAAGGCAGAAGGTTTCGGCCTGACTCGCGATCTGCGCGCCATCGAGGTCTCCTTCGATCGAAACCAGCAGCCGCAGCACGTGCAGCGTGACAACTCAGGCATCCTGTCCAGGAGCTGGTACCTCATGGACATTCCAGTCAGGAAGGGCTTCGTCGCGAGCCTGGCCACTTCCCAAGTTCCTACCTCCGTCGACGTTCTCCATGTCAACTCCGCAATGACCCTCCACAAGCAGATAGTTCATTAA
- a CDS encoding helix-turn-helix domain-containing protein encodes MSTTYIQPNVQSLYANPAAFPRKIVAIPPAVPDRIMHYPVSVRFGKRLRELRTERNLSQARMAKVFGIDRTFISDVERGRKAMSLTTLEIVALGLQISLSDLLRDI; translated from the coding sequence ATGTCGACGACTTACATTCAGCCAAACGTTCAGAGTTTGTATGCCAATCCAGCGGCATTCCCGCGCAAGATAGTCGCAATCCCGCCTGCCGTTCCAGACCGGATCATGCACTACCCGGTGTCGGTGAGGTTTGGTAAGCGTCTGCGGGAACTTCGCACGGAGCGCAATCTTTCTCAAGCACGCATGGCAAAAGTGTTCGGCATAGACCGGACCTTCATCAGCGATGTAGAGCGTGGTCGAAAGGCGATGTCTCTTACCACCCTTGAGATTGTGGCCCTCGGTTTGCAAATATCGCTTTCAGATCTGCTGCGCGATATTTAG
- a CDS encoding glycosyltransferase gives MSHRIVLHLIASNFIGGPEKQILYHAETMQSSAYDIVVASFRDSSDEPEIVTYAARIGLRAFCLSGDVIPATAQLIAYLRRHKNVLVCTHGFKANVLGFFATSIAGSLHVAFVRGWTAETWRVAVYEWLERLTLAHAQRVVCVSRLQQQQLTARRTLLGYEAPRHIPNAMLPPRCDSDGSAPLHVIKSNAFIFGAVGRLSKEKGHSCLLHGFADLLRRLPMGSNIRLLVLGDGRERQMLEEMAGDLGIDELVTFAGFQSDCRAWMKSLDCLVQPSLTEGTPNSVLEALTLHIPVIATSVGGVPDLVRHEHNGLLIKPSSPKILSDAMYRVYCDPSLRARLAAGCEEIETEYGSEMQRARLIQLYDSSFCS, from the coding sequence GTGAGCCATCGGATTGTGCTCCATCTTATAGCCAGTAACTTCATTGGTGGACCAGAAAAACAGATTCTTTATCACGCGGAAACTATGCAAAGTTCTGCATACGATATTGTCGTCGCCTCCTTCCGCGACAGCAGCGACGAACCGGAGATCGTAACCTATGCCGCGAGGATTGGCTTGCGTGCGTTTTGCCTATCCGGAGACGTTATCCCGGCAACAGCGCAATTGATTGCATATCTTCGCAGGCACAAAAACGTTCTAGTATGCACTCACGGCTTTAAAGCCAATGTGCTTGGCTTTTTCGCAACAAGCATTGCCGGCAGTCTGCACGTTGCCTTTGTCCGCGGATGGACAGCGGAAACCTGGCGAGTAGCAGTCTACGAATGGCTGGAACGGCTGACCCTGGCCCATGCGCAGCGAGTCGTGTGCGTGTCCCGATTGCAGCAGCAACAGCTAACTGCACGGCGGACGTTACTTGGGTATGAGGCGCCTCGTCATATCCCGAACGCAATGCTTCCGCCGCGATGCGACTCTGACGGAAGTGCACCCCTACATGTCATCAAGTCCAACGCATTTATTTTCGGAGCAGTGGGCCGACTGAGCAAAGAAAAGGGACATTCCTGTCTTCTCCACGGTTTTGCTGACCTACTGCGGCGACTGCCGATGGGGAGTAATATTCGGTTGCTGGTCCTGGGTGATGGGCGAGAGCGACAGATGCTTGAAGAGATGGCCGGGGATCTGGGTATCGACGAACTGGTAACATTCGCGGGATTTCAATCCGACTGTCGCGCCTGGATGAAGTCGTTGGATTGCCTCGTCCAGCCGTCGCTGACTGAAGGGACACCAAATTCTGTCCTTGAGGCATTAACGCTACACATACCAGTGATCGCTACGTCCGTTGGTGGCGTGCCCGACCTTGTGCGGCACGAGCACAATGGGCTACTTATAAAGCCTTCGTCACCGAAGATTTTGAGTGATGCTATGTATCGGGTGTATTGTGATCCGTCGTTGCGAGCGCGACTCGCAGCGGGATGCGAGGAAATTGAAACGGAGTACGGTTCGGAGATGCAGCGCGCGAGGTTGATCCAACTCTACGACTCAAGCTTTTGTAGTTAG
- a CDS encoding oligosaccharide flippase family protein, producing the protein MQCSFAFGRSVALRRRSYPPKRVDRMSLYANDAPTLEPPVTTAHAAAVPQASEGTLRKLLLGSGSRVAFLAVNTVIGLLMTPYILHSLGDRYFGLWALTSTVVGYYSILDLGLSGSLFTQMSHALGARDHISANRIYSTGLALYCWIAVLIMSVAAGCAFVIHLAWPSADAAVVPLILLTGFHVAIGFPMRAPYGVLNAGSHFDLTNAINIGAAVLRVIAMVFCLRSGYHVVGLAFAQLLAAIPGFIAVLMAVRLRYPFMTVRLKSAWHASTAKSLFHFAGPVLLGQVADRLRLQSDALVVSFALGLEAVAHYNVASTLAMYYLDGVTAVVGVLSPLLARQFGAGDHEGLRRNTLLGTRASIVCATFIGFLIVSVGPSFIQRWMGARFLDAYPVLLMLAGAIFIELTQITATSALYATKNVKVFARINVAEALANVVLSIILVRRLGMIGVALGTLIPALAVRGVGMLLAVRRCLNISPALYADSSLAALGRSAFCLVLPAALAYRFVRPDYLTIATVSAISAVLFAAPIWISEFHCIGITTSPTAFRILHRLRPTRSLTTKA; encoded by the coding sequence TTGCAGTGCAGCTTCGCCTTTGGTCGGTCAGTTGCTCTTCGGAGAAGGAGTTACCCTCCGAAACGAGTTGACCGAATGTCTTTATATGCAAATGACGCGCCAACCTTAGAGCCTCCCGTCACAACGGCGCACGCTGCAGCGGTCCCGCAAGCCTCGGAAGGGACGCTACGCAAGTTATTGCTTGGCTCGGGAAGCCGTGTCGCCTTTCTCGCAGTGAACACCGTCATCGGCCTTCTCATGACGCCGTACATCCTGCATAGCCTGGGCGATCGGTACTTCGGCCTGTGGGCACTGACCAGCACCGTCGTGGGCTATTACAGCATCCTGGACCTGGGACTATCGGGCTCGCTATTTACGCAGATGTCGCACGCACTTGGCGCGCGAGACCACATCAGTGCCAATCGTATTTATTCGACCGGCTTGGCTCTCTACTGCTGGATCGCCGTACTCATCATGTCGGTGGCCGCCGGTTGTGCTTTCGTCATTCATCTGGCGTGGCCAAGCGCCGATGCTGCCGTTGTTCCCCTCATACTCTTGACCGGATTCCACGTCGCGATAGGCTTTCCGATGAGAGCACCCTATGGCGTGCTTAATGCCGGCTCGCACTTCGACCTTACCAATGCGATCAACATTGGCGCCGCAGTGCTTCGCGTCATCGCCATGGTTTTCTGTCTACGTTCGGGTTATCACGTGGTTGGCTTGGCATTTGCCCAGCTGCTTGCCGCTATCCCGGGATTTATCGCGGTATTGATGGCGGTTCGCTTGCGCTATCCATTCATGACGGTTCGCCTGAAGAGCGCCTGGCACGCTTCGACAGCTAAATCTCTGTTTCACTTCGCGGGCCCCGTGCTCCTCGGGCAGGTCGCAGACCGCTTGCGGCTACAGAGTGATGCGCTTGTTGTATCCTTCGCTCTTGGCCTTGAGGCGGTTGCACACTATAATGTCGCGAGCACACTTGCCATGTATTACCTCGACGGCGTCACAGCGGTGGTTGGTGTCCTAAGCCCGCTTCTCGCGCGACAGTTCGGTGCCGGGGACCATGAAGGGCTGCGCCGGAATACTTTGCTCGGGACCCGAGCCAGCATTGTCTGCGCCACCTTCATCGGTTTTTTAATCGTGTCCGTCGGACCTTCCTTCATTCAAAGGTGGATGGGGGCGCGTTTTCTCGACGCGTATCCCGTCCTGCTGATGCTCGCCGGCGCAATCTTCATCGAACTAACCCAGATCACGGCAACATCGGCGCTCTACGCCACTAAGAACGTAAAGGTCTTCGCGCGCATCAATGTAGCGGAGGCGCTTGCGAACGTCGTGCTGAGCATCATCCTGGTCCGCAGGCTTGGAATGATCGGCGTCGCTCTTGGCACATTGATTCCTGCACTGGCCGTCCGAGGCGTTGGCATGCTTTTGGCTGTACGCAGGTGCTTGAATATCTCGCCCGCTCTTTACGCCGATTCCAGCCTCGCTGCACTTGGTCGGAGCGCCTTCTGCCTCGTCCTGCCTGCTGCTCTTGCCTATCGATTTGTGCGGCCCGATTATTTAACCATTGCAACCGTTTCGGCAATCAGCGCGGTACTCTTCGCGGCCCCGATATGGATTTCCGAGTTTCACTGCATCGGTATCACCACGTCACCCACAGCATTCCGGATTCTGCACCGACTTCGACCCACCCGATCACTAACTACAAAAGCTTGA
- a CDS encoding O-antigen ligase family protein: MWVVLLFLTLGIMVAALRDPRWGMVGFLLIFVVQPGELYPALGVFHLERLMGAVILISMVVHHLPLRFPVPTKCYLGFFLAMLVAVPFAFWPSNSLQMCINYFEVVFFHLVMVATLTSEALVTRFVTAYVAATGWLAGTSLFLYMTGVREFHMNVERATGLTSSGGDANTLGISLVLGLPFCALLMRAGNPRNMRLLGLVVFLLSATTILITGSRTSAMTMAFVWLLLALTTRHRVAVVVALAISLPIIWIALPQQYKDRYATVQDLSGDESFQNRVYSWKGGVRMFEDNPLTGVGSANYAIANGTKFWPGPGRRHWLDAHSLYFKLLGELGAIGVLSFSVFIVSLVISTVRARRRCMSSTLPAVQFLPVTTLIVLTALFITGYSAHNLYRVTWGILGALASSMITLPSAAASVEPTRQIQKKKPLWSYPVETASPVA, encoded by the coding sequence ATGTGGGTCGTTCTACTCTTCCTAACGCTGGGCATCATGGTGGCTGCCCTCCGAGATCCACGATGGGGCATGGTTGGCTTTTTGCTGATCTTCGTCGTTCAACCGGGAGAGCTCTATCCCGCGTTGGGAGTCTTTCATCTGGAACGACTGATGGGAGCCGTGATCCTGATCTCCATGGTGGTCCACCATCTGCCGTTGCGTTTTCCGGTTCCCACAAAGTGTTACCTGGGATTCTTTCTGGCCATGCTCGTAGCAGTTCCCTTTGCGTTCTGGCCCAGCAACTCACTGCAGATGTGCATCAACTATTTCGAAGTAGTGTTCTTCCATCTGGTGATGGTGGCCACACTCACTTCAGAAGCGCTCGTGACACGGTTCGTGACAGCGTACGTAGCGGCCACCGGATGGCTTGCGGGAACGTCGTTGTTTCTGTACATGACGGGGGTTCGCGAGTTTCACATGAACGTGGAGCGCGCCACTGGGCTGACCAGCTCTGGTGGCGATGCAAATACACTCGGCATCTCTCTGGTGCTGGGGCTGCCGTTCTGCGCTCTTCTCATGAGAGCCGGAAATCCAAGGAATATGCGACTGCTAGGACTCGTCGTTTTTCTTCTGAGTGCGACGACGATTCTCATCACCGGGTCACGAACTTCCGCTATGACCATGGCTTTCGTATGGCTTTTGCTTGCGCTCACTACCCGCCACCGGGTTGCGGTGGTGGTTGCCTTGGCGATTTCGCTGCCGATCATCTGGATTGCACTCCCGCAGCAATATAAGGACAGATACGCCACAGTGCAGGACCTTTCCGGTGATGAGTCTTTTCAGAACCGCGTCTACTCCTGGAAGGGCGGCGTGAGGATGTTTGAGGACAACCCGCTTACAGGAGTGGGATCAGCGAACTACGCCATTGCCAATGGGACGAAGTTCTGGCCGGGACCAGGTCGTCGTCATTGGCTGGACGCGCATTCGCTGTATTTCAAGCTGCTTGGGGAACTGGGGGCGATTGGCGTATTGAGCTTCAGTGTGTTCATTGTGTCCCTGGTCATCTCGACCGTCCGGGCGCGACGACGGTGTATGTCCAGCACCCTGCCTGCCGTGCAATTTTTACCGGTCACGACGCTGATCGTGCTTACGGCTCTTTTCATCACCGGTTATTCCGCCCATAACCTCTACCGCGTGACATGGGGAATCCTTGGCGCTCTCGCATCTTCGATGATCACGCTTCCATCAGCTGCCGCTAGCGTGGAACCGACGCGGCAGATCCAGAAGAAGAAACCTCTCTGGTCGTATCCCGTAGAAACGGCTTCCCCGGTGGCCTGA